The sequence CATAAGTCTCCATCAAATCGTTTCACCAAAATCTCGATCAGCTAATGAATTCAGATTTCATAGCTCTCGGCACTAAGCCACTAACCCAGGCTGAGACATATTAGGACACTTTCACTTAATTATCATTTTAGAGCTTTGTATACATCTACTCAGATTTCAGACCATAAATTTCAACCAATGTTTGTCCCTACACTTTATACCTCATATCCACACAAATAAGTTTCACCAAAATCTCGATCAGCTAATGAATTCAGATTTCATAGCTCTCGGCACTAAGCCACTAACCCAGGCTGAGACATATTAGGACACTTTCACTTAATTATCATTTTAGAGCTTTGTATACATCTACTCAGATTTCAGACCATAAATTTCAACCAATGTTTGTCCCTACACTTTATACCTCATATCCACACAAATAAGTTTCACCAAAATCTCGATCAGCTAATGAATTCAGATTTCATAGCTCTCGGCACTAAGCCACTAACCCAGGCTGAGACATATTAGGACACTTTCACTTAATTATCATTTTAGAGCTTTGTATACATCTACTCAGATTTCAGACCATAAATTTCAACCAATGTTTGTCCCTACACTTTATACCTCATATCCACACAAATAAGTTTCACCAAAATCTCGATCAGCTAATGAATTCAGATTTCATAGCTCTCGGCACTAAGCCACTAACCCAGGCTGAGACATATTAGGACACTTTCACTTAATTATCATTTTAGAGCTTTGTATACATCTACTCAGATTTCAGACCATAAATTTCAACCAATGTTTGTCCCTACACTTTATACCTCATATCCACACAAATAAGTTTCACCAAAATCTCGATCAGCTAATGAATTCAGATTTCATAGCTCTCGGCACTAAGCCACTAACCCAGGCTGAGACATATTAGGACACTTTCACTTAATTATCATTTTAGAGCTTTGTATACATCTACTCAgatttcagaccttaaatttcaACCAATGTTTGTCCCTAAAATTATTTAAATGAGAAATCAGTTTTGAGTGACAGCATTAATCCTCTTCCCAAATCATAAGGTCAAGTTGACGCATGCTAttagggttgttcatggtcggttttggtttctaaaaatttaaaccaaaccaatccattaatcaTTGGTCCGATTTTCAAATGGTTCCAGTtcatttcggtttgtcccagtgatttttggttaaccaataattatgtcaaaccagaaaaaaaaaatacacaaatttacagataaaaaaatcgtagttgccgatagtattggtttacacaaatttacagacaaaaacaataaataaaaaaaaatatcaagaatagttaaagcttactctaattctagagaccaaaaaaatatatataatatatcttaatttagttattgacaaataaaaaagaaggaagaaaaaaatcgaGTAACAGCAGTTGTAGTTGGGGTGGAGAaaggaggcgactgagagaaggagaaggagaaagagggagTATATCATAATGacattagatttagggtttctatttatcctctaaatcaatgggtagaatctaatactcggtaaaaactaagtttaaaaattaacaggttttccaatggtttttgattcggttttagaggtcaaactaAACCAGAACCAACACTATCAGTTTttcactttctacaccgtaaccaatccattagtaaatggatcggtttggtttcttcctaattggtctgatTTGGTacggttccagcggaaaaccgaaaccatgttcagccctacatGCTATGACAACAACATGCCCACAATTCCCTTTGGAATATCGCTCCTCTGCTGTTGCCTCACCACACAGTGCCGGTAGAACATTGTTCCTATAGTGTTTCAAATCAATAAAGACAATGATTTCAATCATAATTATCCTAATTGAAATGGCAATCAGGACGGTCATGTTAGATATTTGATCGGAGTTGCGACCTCTAGTGATCTAGAGTCTAGACTATCACTTTGTTCTGTATACTTGCTAAAAAGCGGCAACCAAATGACAATTGATCAACAAGCTATGGGACAAATGTACACCTATAGCCTTATAATTTATTACCCTATTTTCTAAAGCATCAGGTACCCACTCTAGAACCAACGCAATGAAAAACAGAATTCCTAGCAAACAATCTCAGATTGTCAATAGTAAAAGTAACATTGAGACATTACCAATTTTACACCATTGATGCAATCTTAGCTATGTTTAGTCCATGCTGGCAAAACACCTAAAAGAAAAAGACTGACTAGATTCTTCAACTCCAATTGGTAATTTTTTCGGTATAAAGAAAAGTGGGCAAGGAAGCTATGATGAAAGACTCAGTTTGCAGTTAGTACAGAACTAGTACTATGTAAGCATCATCATCTCCAATCTTTCCCTATGaccccatcaaaaccaaaaacaGCTGCAGAAAAATTAAGATGATCTTTACcttgaaaaaaaatcaacaaaatttaGAAATTGTGGCCCCAGAAAAAGAATTTATCCAGATTTCCAATATCAAACTAGTCATTACCCACTAGTCATTACCCAAGAAAGTAGATTTTGTTTCAAAAACGAGAAACAGACATCATAAAGAAAACCACTTCTTCACTCTTAACGAACCCAAATATCAACATTCTAAAATTTAATCTCATTTCTAAAAATGCTTATAGAATCTAAGATGTCATTTATCTTTCAAACATCTAAAAATGGATTCATGAAAAGAATGTAATATACAATAAGTAGCAAGTTTCCAAACAAAAATTGAGTACTTCATTTTCATCATCATGTTCATCAAATGATATAGTTTCCAAATTTGCCaaccaaaagaaagaagaaagaaatcattAATCTTTCATACATCAATGAACAGGCCATAAAAAGAGTGAAACATAAAAAAAGTTGCAATTTTCCATTTCTATTGATACTTCATTTTTCATCATCAACATTGATCATATGAAATTTTTTGTTGTAATACAAAGATTACAAAAGCTTAATCCGGGGGTACATAAAGTAGCTTCATTTTTAATTCTAGCCACtctaacaacaacaccaacaaatAAAAAGTACATGACAATTAAAATaaagaagttaaaaaaaaaaaaaaaaaacatctaatCTCATTACTAGAACcaccataataataataatcagagATATTGAAAAGAGATTTGATTTGATACATACCCATTTTCTTAAATCATCTCCATAACAAAGTCTCAGATTAAAATCAACCCAAATGttgaggaggaggaagaaattgctgctgctgttgtgggTTTTGCTGTTGTGGATgtggatgttgttgttgttgaagtaaCTGATGGTGTTGTAATTGCTGTTGAAGTAGATGGACTTGATGATCATGATTTGGGGACTTCTGATTTGAGATGTTGATCACCCTATTCTGGGTTATAAATGGATGAAGTAGTAATTTCTCAGCAGTCCATCTTTTAGATGGTTCTCTTTGCAAACAAGCTGATAAAAACGATCTAAATTCTCCAGATGCAGTTGGTGGTGCTTCAGGTGGTGGTGCTATACAAATAGCACACATCAAACTAGCCCAGTCACCTTGTCTACTAACATTAAAGGGAAACTTACCCAGATAAAATTCCAATATAGAAACCCCCAAACTCCATATATCACCAGCATATCCATCATAAACACCTTCATTTAGATCTGTATTGATTCTTTCAGGACTCATATAAGCAATAGTACCTACAGCTGAATTACATGGATCCATTGTTTGTGCTAAGATTCTACTAACACCAAAATCAGCAATTTTCACTTCCTTTCGGGCGTTAATCAACAGATTGGAAGGCTTAATATCGCGGTGAACAATTTTATGACGATGTAAATATGATAAACCCAATAGAATCTGATGCGATAAATGAGCTAAATTCCTTTCATTAGAGATATGAATACCTTCTAAAGAACCACCATCCATGTATTCTAATAAGACTTGAATTTCACCATTGTTATCAAACATACCATGACAATTAACAACGCTAGGGTTATTAACTTGTCTTAAGATTTCGATTTCTCTACAGATCTGTTTTCTTACTGCTTCTTCATGATTACCATAGATCACTTTCAAAGCAAAGAATTTCCCTGTCGGTTTATGTTTTACTTTATAAACTGTACCACCGCTTCCACTACCGATTCTTCTTTCTTTATCAAGTTCCGAGAAACTCAGTTGAGTTAACTGAGTTGGTTGTGGTGAAacggttgttgttgttgatgaggatgttgatgttgatgttgaaggAGGGAGAGGTAGAGGGAGGGGGAGAGGTAAAGGAAGAGCACTAGACGTATCACGTTTCGGTAAAGGGATTGTTAAACCAGGACGACGACGATTTCGATTTGAATCGGTTCTGTTGGTACCGCATGGTAATGGTGATGAGGATGCTGATTGTAATGGTGGTGGGGGTTGAATCGGTCTCATGACTCAGTTTTGGGTTTATTTTGATCCTGAAGAGATGGGTTTTCTTGGAGATCTTTCGATTTTGAGGTTTGGGTTCATGTCTTTACCTAAATAATCTTCTTTCTTCTAAAGTTTCCATGGAAcaataaatgggtttctctggTTTTAGAGGAGAGAAGGTTCTGCGAAAAAGGAGGAAAGAAATAATGCAGAGAGGAACATTAGAGATTTTGTTTTTGTGGGGGTtggtaaaaattagtatggtaaTTTCGGAAGACGagagcaaaaaaaaacaaatgcagGAGAAATTAGGTTGTGCACGTATGACAGGGGAGATTTGTGAAAGACTAATAGTATTTTTTTTACTAggtcaataaaataaaataaaaaaacgaaaCCGTACAGCACATAACTGTGAGGCTATCACATAAGAAAACctatttgaaacgaaaataaaTCTCTTCAGATCATTTCATGGGGAGAACGAAatctggcctaccctcataaaattcaaaaatatCTTCGGCCAACAAACATGTTTGTTTGGCCAAAGCATCAGTTGAAAAATTAACTTCTCTATAACTATGAACATATCgaatctatattataaaaagaagtggtgtgtgtgtagccttacaaatccgaccatcgatttcgtcatccaaCGGCTCGGATCGATTCGTTATATGttctatatagacgtccgtccgatcCCGTTTTTAACATATAATTTTGGATGGCGCGGATTATGCCCGACCCAACCAAAATTCCCTAATTTTACTTTGACCAATTTTTAGGTTTCATGAACCGCACCCTAACCTTACCGTGACCAAGTAAATTCGTGGTCTACTCGATTTGATTAGCCATGACGCATGCATACACATTTGAGAACCCATTACTAAATTTTGTAATGTGCTAGACAGCTATTACTAAATATCTATGTACATGGGCTCCACCGCTCTCCCAAATTTTGTATGGACGCATgcataggggtgagcatttgatccataatccgtggatttaaccgggaccaaccgttcatttgcggatgggtgtccggaccgttcgttaatgggttggatgcggatggaatttttgaaatccaacggataaaggatcgggcccggatgcaaccttgaaaatccgttggacatccatatccgttaaattaaggacatttatatagttctagaaaatgttatggatcatttaggaatttttaagaTGTTTGCTTGGGGTGACGGACATCGCATTTTTATATTTGCATACATATATAAGATATAaaggttttataaggagtcatttgtgttagctttattttctttactataaattttaattaaaacaaatccattggattatccgcatccaatccgtccatccgtgcatccattggatgcaaatccgttggatatggattggatgcggatgccaaattagAAATCCGTAAtgcaatggattggatgcggatgaggtgaaaaccggtccataccggcccatgctcaccccgtCATGCATACAGAGTTGCTAGACCTGCTTGCTaaaagaacatttacttatcaaGTCAATAACTTCATTCCTCGTGTTGGTATTGGTGCATGCGGAGGACGACACGTTAATCATATTTAATATTAGTAAAGGAGATTCAATAAGCTAAGGATCACGACAAACTTAGAGTATTACTACCCCATTACGGCAGTATCATGTGCTAGATTTAATTAGCTGATTTACCTCAGTTATATTTTTCGTATAAGATATGTATTAGAATTCTATTTACATAATGATTTCTAAATTAACTACGTTTAGAATATAGGAAACACgaaaagacaaagaaaaggaaaaaaaaaatataaattttaggaAGTTAGGAATATAGGAAATCAGTAAATCAAATCTTAATTAGGGGATTACATTTGACTCTTGATTTTCTAATCCACGGCCCCGGCTGCTATGGCCCGACTGACTAAACACGACCCGATCATTACATGTTGACTAAATTTTAATGCGGGGACTATATTTGACTCTAGATTTTCTAATCCACGGCCGGGGTCGTAGGCCCCGGCTGCTATGACCCGACTGATCAAACACGAAACGATCATTACATGCTGACTAAAATTTTATGTGAGGATATTGACCGGCCGTCCGAACAGTAAACAAAACTCGAAAAAGGTTGATCACGGctgtaggccggggtgatacctagtattgGTATAGAAACTCTTTGTCATTCTCCAACGCTGCATTAGTTGCCAAGGAAACGCTCCTTTCTGAAAAGGGTggatgcaactcatcgaatcagatcGAACACAAAGGTTTTTAACGCCTCATCTTTTGGCTAGCATCGCTCCATAAATAATAGCACATACTTCCGCATAAAAATTAGTCTGCCAACCAAGACCAACACTAAGAACGCCAAGCACTGCCGAGTTGGAATCACGGAAAGTAACACCACAACCAGCTTGGTCTGGGTTGCCAAGAGAAGCGCCATCGCAACAAATCATAATTTCACCTGGGTTAGGAGGAGACCAACTAACCTCAACTGGATGAGAAATCTTACAAACTCTATGCCGCACTCTGAAATAATTCAAAATGCGCAAGTCCTCCAAATTATTAAACATATGACCTTTCATCCGGATTGAGTTTTCACCGATTATTTGATAAACTCTCCCTCTAAAACCGAGCCATTGCACCGTAATACCTTCATAAAAAGCCTTATTCCGCAGCTTCCATAACTCTGTGACAATGGCTAAATTAGCAACAAGCCATAGGTCCTTTATCATCCTGCTGCGACCCTTAGCAGCCTTATAGGAGACCACTAAATCCTCATTTGGTTTCAATTTAAAAATTTCCGCCACCCAAGCCCAAATCCTCTTGGCAATTCTGCAATGCCAAGTG comes from Papaver somniferum cultivar HN1 chromosome 7, ASM357369v1, whole genome shotgun sequence and encodes:
- the LOC113297736 gene encoding mitogen-activated protein kinase kinase 5-like; its protein translation is MRPIQPPPPLQSASSSPLPCGTNRTDSNRNRRRPGLTIPLPKRDTSSALPLPLPLPLPLPPSTSTSTSSSTTTTVSPQPTQLTQLSFSELDKERRIGSGSGGTVYKVKHKPTGKFFALKVIYGNHEEAVRKQICREIEILRQVNNPSVVNCHGMFDNNGEIQVLLEYMDGGSLEGIHISNERNLAHLSHQILLGLSYLHRHKIVHRDIKPSNLLINARKEVKIADFGVSRILAQTMDPCNSAVGTIAYMSPERINTDLNEGVYDGYAGDIWSLGVSILEFYLGKFPFNVSRQGDWASLMCAICIAPPPEAPPTASGEFRSFLSACLQREPSKRWTAEKLLLHPFITQNRVINISNQKSPNHDHQVHLLQQQLQHHQLLQQQQHPHPQQQNPQQQQQFLPPPQHLG